One segment of Dolichospermum sp. DET69 DNA contains the following:
- a CDS encoding Calvin cycle protein CP12, protein MTNTQTEVTTGIQEKIQEEVEQARAVCDISGGNSAECAAAWDAVEELQAEASHQRQVKPKNALEKYCDDNPEADECRLYED, encoded by the coding sequence ATGACCAATACCCAAACAGAAGTTACCACAGGCATCCAAGAAAAAATCCAAGAAGAAGTTGAACAAGCTCGGGCTGTATGCGATATTTCCGGTGGTAACTCCGCTGAATGTGCTGCGGCTTGGGATGCTGTAGAAGAATTGCAAGCTGAAGCCTCTCACCAGCGTCAAGTCAAGCCTAAAAATGCTTTGGAAAAATACTGCGATGATAATCCAGAAGCAGATGAGTGCCGTCTTTACGAAGACTAG
- a CDS encoding DUF3177 family protein, whose amino-acid sequence MTQVWFRPYVWMDYRLALLFTLIIPLIILVWAFVQKAEVVQRLLMIYWRVASLLAISMYLMIGGFGVSFISALMARILIPISLWFWVDINDEIDYYPNSPLKLIFTSWRWATTVYCSLGAIALLPFLGCAFSGTALKTPYCSVWLEAPLIFKDYFHYNSKPAFLGFLGIVTLGFYIVYLSYFVAVKLGKHGRSATH is encoded by the coding sequence ATGACACAAGTATGGTTTCGCCCTTATGTTTGGATGGACTACCGACTGGCGTTATTATTTACGCTTATTATTCCTTTAATTATTCTTGTATGGGCATTTGTGCAAAAAGCAGAAGTAGTCCAACGCTTATTAATGATTTACTGGCGAGTAGCTAGTTTATTAGCGATTAGTATGTACTTAATGATTGGCGGTTTTGGAGTGAGTTTTATCTCCGCTTTAATGGCGCGGATTCTCATCCCTATTTCACTATGGTTTTGGGTAGATATCAATGATGAAATTGACTACTATCCCAATAGTCCATTAAAATTGATTTTTACTTCTTGGCGTTGGGCAACAACAGTTTATTGTAGTTTAGGAGCAATAGCCCTTCTACCTTTTTTGGGTTGTGCTTTTTCAGGAACTGCTCTCAAAACTCCTTACTGTAGCGTCTGGTTAGAAGCACCATTAATCTTTAAAGACTACTTTCACTACAATAGTAAACCTGCTTTTCTAGGATTTCTGGGTATAGTTACTTTAGGATTTTACATCGTTTATTTAAGTTATTTTGTCGCCGTTAAACTGGGTAAACATGGGCGTTCGGCTACACACTAA
- a CDS encoding cobalt-precorrin-5B (C(1))-methyltransferase translates to MSRSGYTLPVFACAAAVAALYWLRHHQPLTVISIDLLQPAEIAEIPIEQVAGISENQALAITRSDPGDNLDLTKNTPIWAVVEWYEGDGEAVIIQGGEGIGKQFNGEGKAAIYGYAQRLLTENLQRLLAPTEKIKVTIILPEGRSLAVRTSNSAFGVVEGLSLLGTTGISQPLSTPDQLTAFRADLAEKASQFTTLVFCIGENGLDLAQKLGIKPAQMVKTANWLGPMLVAADALGVKEILLFGYHGKLMKLAGGIFHTHHHLADGRREILTAHCSMLGLHSPDIQAIFQSPTAEAALKYLRILDSNTGSNWVNQVYSAIAETIDTRTQAYMNSHNEQGKTSIACGSVLFDRDRQILIKSKTGWMLLEKLC, encoded by the coding sequence ATGTCCCGTTCTGGATACACTCTCCCGGTTTTTGCTTGTGCTGCTGCTGTTGCAGCTTTGTATTGGTTACGTCATCATCAACCTCTAACTGTTATTTCTATAGATTTACTTCAACCTGCGGAAATTGCCGAAATACCGATTGAGCAAGTCGCAGGAATATCTGAAAATCAAGCTTTGGCTATTACTCGTAGTGATCCTGGTGATAACCTGGATTTAACGAAGAATACACCAATTTGGGCTGTAGTGGAATGGTACGAGGGAGATGGAGAAGCGGTAATTATTCAGGGTGGAGAGGGGATTGGGAAGCAATTCAATGGCGAGGGGAAAGCCGCAATTTATGGTTATGCTCAAAGGTTATTAACAGAGAATTTACAGCGATTATTAGCACCCACAGAAAAAATCAAGGTAACAATTATTTTACCAGAGGGGCGATCGCTTGCTGTCCGAACTTCTAATTCCGCGTTTGGGGTAGTAGAAGGACTGTCTTTATTAGGAACAACAGGGATTTCTCAACCTTTAAGTACACCAGATCAATTAACAGCTTTCCGCGCTGATTTGGCAGAAAAAGCTAGTCAATTTACAACTTTGGTATTTTGTATTGGCGAAAATGGACTAGATTTAGCCCAAAAGCTGGGTATTAAGCCCGCACAAATGGTAAAAACTGCTAATTGGTTGGGGCCAATGTTAGTTGCTGCTGATGCCTTAGGTGTCAAAGAAATTTTATTATTTGGTTATCACGGTAAATTGATGAAATTAGCGGGGGGAATCTTTCATACTCATCATCATTTAGCCGATGGTCGGCGGGAAATTTTAACCGCCCATTGTTCTATGCTGGGTTTACACTCTCCAGATATTCAAGCCATTTTTCAAAGTCCGACAGCAGAAGCAGCTTTAAAATATCTGAGAATTCTAGATAGTAATACAGGTAGTAATTGGGTAAATCAGGTTTATAGTGCCATTGCAGAAACAATTGATACCCGCACTCAAGCATATATGAATAGCCACAATGAACAAGGTAAAACCAGCATAGCCTGTGGTTCTGTGCTTTTTGACCGCGATCGCCAAATCCTCATTAAAAGCAAAACTGGTTGGATGTTACTGGAAAAATTGTGCTAA
- the guaA gene encoding glutamine-hydrolyzing GMP synthase, whose product MNTAVTLPTEAVPQTLENLGKLKGQIIVILDFGSQYSELIARRIRETQVYSEVISYRTTAEQLRQINPKGIILSGGPNSVYSDYAPHCDPEIWQLGIPVLGVCYGMQLMVNQLGGEVLKAERGEYGKASLYIDDPTDLLTNVEEATTMWMSHGDSVKTMPPGFELLAHTDNTPCAAIADHQKKLYGVQFHPEVVHSQGGLALIRNFVYHICDCEPTWTTAAFVEESIREIRARVGDKRVLLALSGGVDSSTLAFLLYKAIGEQLTCVFIDQGFMRKLEPERLLKLFKEQFHIPVEYVSARQRFISAIAGVTDPEEKRRIIGHEFISVFEETSKELGHFDYLAQGTLYPDVIESADTNVDPKNGERVAVKIKSHHNVGGLPKDLRFKLVEPLRKLFKDEVRKVGRSIGLPEEIVQRQPFPGPGLAIRILGEVTSERLNILRDADLIVRQEINQRGLYHEVWQAFAVLLPVRSVGVMGDKRTYAYPIVLRIVTSEDGMTADWARIPYDVLEAISTRIVNEVKGVNRVVYDITSKPPGTIEWE is encoded by the coding sequence ATGAATACAGCGGTGACTCTACCAACTGAAGCAGTACCTCAAACATTAGAAAATTTGGGGAAACTGAAAGGTCAAATAATTGTAATTTTAGACTTTGGCTCTCAATATTCTGAATTAATTGCTCGTCGTATCCGCGAAACTCAAGTATATTCAGAAGTTATTTCCTATCGCACTACAGCAGAACAGTTACGCCAAATTAATCCCAAGGGAATCATCCTCTCTGGTGGTCCAAATTCTGTATATAGCGACTACGCTCCCCATTGTGACCCAGAAATTTGGCAATTGGGCATACCCGTTCTCGGAGTCTGCTATGGTATGCAACTCATGGTTAATCAATTGGGTGGGGAAGTTCTCAAAGCAGAACGGGGTGAATACGGTAAAGCATCTCTATACATAGATGACCCTACAGACTTATTAACTAATGTCGAAGAGGCTACAACTATGTGGATGAGTCATGGGGACTCAGTTAAAACCATGCCTCCAGGATTTGAGTTACTAGCACATACTGATAATACTCCTTGTGCAGCGATCGCTGACCATCAGAAAAAACTTTATGGTGTCCAGTTTCATCCAGAAGTCGTCCATTCTCAAGGTGGTTTAGCCTTAATTCGCAATTTTGTTTACCATATCTGTGACTGCGAACCTACCTGGACAACAGCCGCTTTTGTCGAAGAATCAATTCGAGAAATTCGCGCTAGAGTTGGTGATAAGCGAGTGCTGTTGGCACTTTCTGGCGGTGTAGACTCCTCGACTTTAGCGTTTTTACTCTATAAAGCCATTGGTGAACAATTAACTTGTGTGTTTATTGACCAAGGCTTTATGCGGAAATTAGAACCAGAAAGATTACTGAAGTTATTTAAAGAACAATTTCATATTCCTGTAGAATACGTCAGTGCCCGCCAGCGATTTATTTCAGCTATCGCTGGAGTAACAGATCCTGAAGAAAAACGGCGCATCATTGGACATGAATTTATCAGTGTTTTTGAGGAGACATCAAAGGAACTCGGTCATTTTGATTACTTAGCCCAAGGAACACTTTATCCAGACGTAATTGAATCTGCTGATACCAATGTTGATCCGAAAAATGGTGAACGGGTAGCAGTGAAAATTAAAAGTCATCACAATGTTGGTGGTTTACCAAAAGATTTAAGATTTAAACTAGTAGAACCGCTCCGAAAACTCTTTAAAGATGAAGTCCGCAAAGTTGGGCGTTCCATTGGTTTACCAGAAGAAATTGTTCAACGTCAACCTTTCCCTGGACCTGGTTTAGCTATTCGCATTTTAGGTGAAGTCACCTCTGAGCGCTTGAATATTTTGCGAGATGCTGATTTAATTGTCCGTCAGGAAATTAATCAACGTGGCTTATATCATGAGGTTTGGCAAGCTTTTGCTGTCTTGTTACCTGTTCGTAGCGTTGGGGTTATGGGTGATAAGCGTACCTATGCCTATCCTATTGTTTTACGAATTGTTACCAGTGAAGATGGAATGACAGCAGACTGGGCGCGGATTCCTTACGATGTATTAGAAGCAATTTCTACTCGCATTGTCAATGAAGTCAAAGGCGTTAACCGTGTGGTTTATGACATCACCTCCAAACCACCTGGAACTATTGAGTGGGAATAG
- the grxC gene encoding glutaredoxin 3 yields MAAKVEIYTWRTCPFCIRAKGLLNNKGVEFIEYSIDGDEITRDKMSRRANGKRSLPQIFINDKHIGGCDDIHDLESQGKLEEMLVSENIVD; encoded by the coding sequence ATGGCTGCAAAAGTAGAAATTTATACTTGGAGAACCTGCCCTTTTTGTATTCGTGCTAAAGGTCTACTGAACAACAAAGGTGTTGAGTTTATCGAATACAGTATTGACGGAGACGAAATAACAAGAGATAAAATGTCCCGAAGAGCTAATGGAAAACGCTCTTTACCCCAAATTTTTATTAATGATAAACACATAGGTGGTTGTGATGATATACACGATTTAGAGAGTCAAGGTAAATTAGAGGAGATGCTAGTTTCTGAAAATATTGTGGATTAG
- the gshB gene encoding glutathione synthase produces the protein MKLAFIIDPIHRLDPCHDTSVALMEAAQILGHEIWITQANLLSVIDAKAWAVLQQVELVPVELLEGRWLAANPWFKLSPSAFTALETMDAVFMRTDPPINDAYLYATYILDYVDQNKTLVINNPAGIRSANEKMYALQFRECIPETIVSADKQVIRQFVSAKEATILKPLGNKAGEGILFLQSGDRNFNSIVELSTLQGQVPVMVQNYLPQAKEGDKRIILLNGEPIGALNRLSSSSDFRNNMATGGTVAQTIITPREQEICRHLAAKLRQDGLIFVGIDVIGGYLTEVNVTSPTGIREIDRLDGTHLAYQVIKWVEANI, from the coding sequence GTGAAATTAGCTTTTATTATTGATCCTATCCATCGGCTTGATCCATGTCATGATACCAGTGTTGCTCTGATGGAAGCAGCGCAAATTCTGGGACACGAAATTTGGATAACTCAGGCAAATTTGCTGAGTGTTATTGATGCTAAAGCTTGGGCTGTTTTGCAACAGGTAGAACTTGTTCCCGTGGAGTTGTTAGAGGGACGTTGGTTAGCAGCTAATCCTTGGTTTAAATTAAGCCCTAGTGCCTTTACTGCTTTAGAAACAATGGATGCCGTATTTATGCGGACAGATCCACCAATCAATGATGCTTATCTTTATGCTACTTACATTCTTGATTACGTTGACCAAAACAAAACTTTAGTCATCAATAATCCTGCGGGAATTCGTAGCGCTAATGAAAAAATGTATGCTCTCCAGTTTAGGGAATGTATTCCTGAAACCATTGTCAGTGCTGATAAGCAAGTAATCCGCCAATTTGTGTCAGCGAAAGAGGCAACAATTCTCAAACCACTGGGGAATAAAGCTGGGGAAGGAATTTTATTTTTACAATCAGGCGATCGCAATTTTAATTCTATCGTCGAACTTAGCACACTCCAAGGGCAAGTTCCCGTCATGGTACAGAACTATTTGCCCCAAGCCAAGGAGGGAGATAAACGGATTATCCTACTCAATGGTGAACCTATAGGGGCGCTTAATCGCCTTTCTAGTAGTAGTGATTTTCGTAATAACATGGCAACTGGTGGCACAGTGGCTCAAACCATTATCACCCCAAGAGAACAGGAAATTTGCCGCCATTTAGCCGCAAAACTCCGCCAAGATGGCTTAATTTTCGTTGGTATTGACGTAATTGGTGGCTACTTAACGGAAGTCAATGTCACAAGTCCCACCGGCATCCGTGAAATTGACCGTCTTGATGGTACTCATCTTGCTTATCAGGTTATTAAATGGGTAGAAGCCAATATATAA
- a CDS encoding IS1634 family transposase, with product MLNIKDLELKKIDHLGIVAGIVDSIGIVEIINNLLGSEPEEKVSAGQVVKAMILNGLSMMSQPLYMFPKFFELIACEHLIGAGAKPEYFNDDKLGRVLDKLFIKGLDTTFLAVSLNAVKIYQISLSSSHLDSTSFHVDGEYENSLPSVIFKNQKESGSLEKENEESQSPQAIKLTYGYSRDHRPDLKQFITQLVCSGDGDIPIYIKAVSGNEVDSKKFGEIAVEYQKRIQVDSLIVADSALYTESNIKLMSSLKWLTRVPLTIKSAKNLVMSLAESEFVKSEKVGYSYAEKKITYGDIEQRWLVVQSQDRKKSDLKKLSKKIEKALTNTQTKLKNLLQEKFACAADARKELIKISKEFKYHQVENIEVIEKSPNIKEENQSKCYQILATVAENKDAIDQEVLSAGRFIIATNVLSEKELSKEKMLSEYKAQQSCERGFSFLKNPLFLADSIFLKSPERIEALAMIMGLCLLVYTLAQREIRAALKSLNYTVKNQLGKAINNPTMRWIFQCFQSVHLVTFQQKTDFYNLTSEMKYILLFLPEACRNYYRYIS from the coding sequence ATGTTGAATATAAAAGACCTTGAATTGAAGAAGATTGACCATTTAGGAATAGTAGCAGGAATAGTAGATTCAATTGGGATAGTAGAAATAATTAATAATTTACTAGGGTCAGAACCAGAAGAAAAAGTCAGTGCGGGTCAGGTAGTAAAGGCGATGATTTTAAATGGATTAAGCATGATGTCACAGCCTTTATATATGTTCCCAAAATTCTTTGAATTAATCGCTTGTGAACACTTAATTGGTGCAGGAGCAAAACCAGAATATTTCAACGATGATAAGCTGGGAAGAGTATTAGATAAATTATTTATAAAAGGACTAGATACAACATTTTTAGCAGTCAGTTTAAATGCGGTAAAAATATATCAGATATCACTTTCATCATCACACTTGGATTCGACATCATTTCATGTAGATGGAGAATATGAAAATAGTTTACCATCAGTAATATTTAAAAATCAAAAAGAATCAGGTTCATTGGAAAAAGAAAATGAAGAGAGTCAATCACCTCAAGCGATAAAGCTGACCTATGGTTATTCAAGAGATCATCGTCCAGATTTAAAACAATTTATTACACAATTAGTATGTTCAGGAGATGGAGATATACCAATATATATAAAAGCAGTATCAGGGAATGAAGTTGATTCTAAAAAATTTGGAGAAATCGCAGTTGAATATCAGAAAAGAATACAAGTTGATAGTTTGATAGTAGCAGATAGCGCATTATATACAGAATCAAATATCAAGTTAATGTCGAGTCTCAAATGGTTAACCAGAGTACCCTTAACGATAAAATCAGCAAAAAACTTAGTGATGAGTTTAGCAGAATCGGAATTTGTTAAAAGTGAAAAAGTAGGATATTCTTATGCCGAAAAGAAAATAACTTATGGAGATATAGAACAAAGATGGTTAGTTGTGCAAAGTCAAGATAGAAAAAAATCTGACTTAAAGAAATTATCAAAGAAAATAGAAAAAGCTTTGACTAATACTCAAACTAAGTTAAAAAACCTATTGCAAGAAAAATTTGCTTGTGCTGCTGATGCTAGAAAAGAATTAATCAAAATAAGTAAAGAATTTAAATATCATCAAGTAGAAAATATCGAAGTTATCGAAAAAAGTCCTAACATCAAAGAAGAAAATCAATCAAAATGCTATCAAATCTTAGCAACAGTTGCTGAAAATAAAGATGCTATTGACCAAGAAGTATTAAGTGCAGGAAGGTTTATAATTGCCACAAATGTTTTATCAGAAAAAGAACTGAGTAAAGAGAAAATGCTGTCTGAATATAAAGCACAGCAATCCTGTGAACGAGGATTTAGTTTTCTCAAAAATCCTTTATTTTTAGCAGATAGTATTTTCCTGAAAAGCCCAGAAAGAATAGAGGCATTAGCAATGATAATGGGGTTATGTCTGCTAGTTTATACTCTAGCACAAAGAGAAATTAGGGCTGCTTTAAAATCCTTAAACTATACTGTAAAAAATCAATTGGGCAAAGCCATCAACAATCCAACAATGCGGTGGATATTTCAATGTTTTCAATCAGTTCATCTTGTTACTTTTCAACAAAAAACAGACTTTTATAACTTAACATCTGAAATGAAGTACATTCTTCTATTTCTCCCAGAAGCTTGCCGTAATTACTACAGATATATAAGTTGA
- the ftsZ gene encoding cell division protein FtsZ: MTLDKNQGLTHNSQTPGQQGFSLAVNSNNPFNNSGLNFAQAKDGKRISVEHSGIGEIVPGRVANIKVIGVGGGGGNAVNRMIESDVSGVEFWSINTDAQALTLAGAPSRLQIGQKLTRGLGAGGNPAIGQKAAEESRDEIATALEGADLVFITAGMGGGTGTGAAPIVAEIAKEMGALTVGVVTRPFIFEGRRRTQQAEQGIEGLKSRVDTLIIIPNNKLLEVIPEQTPVQEAFRYADDVLRQGVQGISDIITIPGLVNVDFADVRAVMADAGSALMGIGVSSGKSRAREAAIAAISSPLLECSIEGARGVVFNITGGSDLTLHEVNAAAETIYEVVDPNANIIFGAVIDDRLQGEVRITVIATGFTGEIQIPSAQTVVTPRVVTPTPTSTTRRPTPLQQPVNNPAPSVEQPKEKPSLDIPDFLQRRRTPPRN; encoded by the coding sequence ATGACACTTGATAAGAACCAAGGGCTTACTCATAACTCTCAAACTCCGGGACAACAAGGGTTCTCTCTGGCAGTTAACTCCAACAATCCCTTTAATAATTCTGGGCTAAATTTCGCCCAAGCTAAAGATGGCAAGAGAATTTCTGTCGAACATAGCGGTATTGGTGAAATCGTGCCAGGTCGTGTTGCCAACATTAAAGTGATTGGTGTGGGTGGTGGCGGTGGTAATGCTGTTAACCGCATGATTGAGTCTGATGTATCTGGTGTTGAGTTTTGGTCAATTAATACTGATGCTCAAGCTCTGACTTTAGCGGGCGCTCCTAGTCGCTTACAAATTGGGCAAAAATTAACCAGAGGATTGGGTGCGGGGGGAAATCCTGCTATTGGCCAAAAGGCAGCGGAAGAATCTCGTGATGAAATTGCTACTGCTTTAGAAGGTGCAGACTTAGTATTTATTACTGCTGGCATGGGTGGTGGTACAGGTACAGGTGCAGCCCCGATTGTGGCAGAAATAGCCAAGGAAATGGGCGCTCTTACTGTTGGTGTTGTTACTCGGCCATTTATTTTTGAGGGACGCAGACGCACCCAGCAAGCAGAACAAGGGATTGAAGGCTTGAAAAGTCGGGTGGATACCTTAATTATTATTCCTAATAATAAGCTGTTGGAAGTTATTCCTGAACAAACTCCTGTGCAAGAAGCTTTTCGCTATGCTGATGATGTATTACGTCAAGGTGTGCAAGGAATTTCCGATATTATTACCATCCCTGGGTTAGTCAACGTTGACTTCGCTGATGTGCGGGCTGTGATGGCAGATGCGGGATCAGCTTTGATGGGGATTGGTGTGAGTTCTGGCAAGTCTAGAGCCAGAGAAGCGGCAATCGCTGCCATTTCTTCACCTTTATTAGAATGTTCTATTGAAGGAGCTAGAGGAGTTGTCTTTAATATTACTGGTGGTAGTGATCTAACGCTCCATGAAGTTAATGCTGCGGCGGAAACAATCTATGAAGTGGTTGATCCTAATGCCAATATTATTTTTGGAGCGGTCATTGATGACAGACTTCAAGGAGAAGTCAGAATTACTGTGATTGCTACTGGATTTACTGGGGAAATCCAAATTCCATCAGCACAAACTGTAGTTACTCCTAGAGTTGTCACACCTACTCCCACTAGCACTACTAGAAGACCTACACCATTGCAACAACCTGTTAATAACCCCGCTCCATCTGTAGAACAACCGAAAGAAAAACCTTCATTGGATATTCCTGATTTTCTGCAAAGACGACGGACTCCACCAAGAAATTAA
- a CDS encoding FtsQ-type POTRA domain-containing protein, translating to MAGILSVSRTNLAQRRQKLRRQRQIKIIQAIWRTIAVTGFASVLFWVAIQPMWVLKDSGQIVIKSGNQVLTQKDIYSLLGLSSPQSLWRVEPSLIADSFRKQPHIAQVTVNRRLLPPGLIIEIQERIPVAIAQISQDQTVISCVLNPSFMGKSSEIKSCLQNSGNKPNELGLLDASGVWMPLSRYISINPKVKLPQLIVIGSTAQYKPFWTQLYEAISQSSLKVTEINFQDPTNLILKTELGNVHLGSPSNRLPEQIQALAQMRRLPNEVNPSNIDHIDLKNPAIPLVQMNQKKSGLVIKN from the coding sequence ATGGCTGGGATATTATCAGTTTCTCGGACAAATTTAGCTCAACGCCGCCAAAAATTACGCCGACAGCGGCAAATCAAAATTATTCAGGCTATTTGGCGCACAATTGCTGTAACTGGATTTGCCTCAGTTTTGTTCTGGGTGGCAATCCAGCCAATGTGGGTATTAAAGGATTCAGGGCAAATAGTGATCAAATCTGGTAATCAGGTTTTGACACAAAAAGACATTTATTCATTGTTGGGGTTATCATCTCCCCAGTCTTTATGGCGAGTTGAACCCTCCCTAATCGCTGATTCTTTCAGAAAACAACCGCATATTGCCCAAGTTACGGTTAATCGTCGTTTATTACCGCCTGGTTTAATTATTGAAATCCAGGAACGAATCCCAGTGGCTATAGCTCAAATAAGCCAAGATCAAACAGTGATTAGTTGTGTTCTTAACCCTTCATTTATGGGGAAGTCTTCTGAGATTAAGTCTTGTTTACAAAATAGCGGTAATAAACCGAATGAACTAGGTTTACTAGATGCTAGTGGCGTATGGATGCCTTTATCAAGGTATATCTCCATTAACCCTAAAGTAAAATTACCTCAACTCATAGTGATTGGCTCGACTGCACAATACAAGCCATTCTGGACGCAACTTTATGAAGCTATTAGCCAAAGTTCTCTCAAGGTAACGGAAATTAATTTTCAAGATCCGACAAATTTAATTTTGAAAACTGAATTAGGAAATGTGCATTTAGGCAGCCCCAGCAATAGATTACCTGAGCAAATTCAAGCGCTCGCACAAATGCGCCGTTTACCGAATGAAGTTAATCCTAGTAATATAGATCACATTGATCTCAAAAATCCGGCTATTCCATTAGTACAAATGAATCAAAAAAAATCAGGCTTAGTTATTAAGAACTAA